CCTCCGCCGATGCCGTCCCCCACTACCGCATGGCGGAGGGCGCCACGAAGACCGAGGGCTCCTCCAGTGCCGCGCACGCACCGCAGCTCAAGCCCGGACTCCACACCGACTCCATCAAGCGCGGCGAGCAGAAGTGGTACGCCGTCAACCTGGACGCCAGGACCAGCGCATACTTCTCGGCCGTCGCGGCGCCCCCGCCCGGCACCAAGGTCGAGGACTACGGCGACAAGCTGACCCTCACCGTCCAGGACAGCGACGGCACGACCTGCGGTTCGGAAGCCCGGCCGTCCTTCAACGGCGGCGGAATGGCCTACCCGATCGCCGACTACGCCACCCGTCGCATCGGCGCCGACCGTACGGAGTGCCAGAAGGCCGGCCCGTACTACCTCGTGATCACTCGCGAGGGATCGGCAACCTCCGGCCCCGACACCTGGCCGCTGGAACTCAACTACCTCAACGAGCCCCCGCTTGAGGGCAACACCCCCGCCAAGCCGGGCAAGGGCCTCTGGAGCACCGCGACACCGGCGCCGCGTACGGACACCACCAAGCGCAGCGCCAAGGGCGGCACCGGCTTCAACGACGCGGGCTCGGTCGCCACGGGCGTCTGGAAGGACCGGATCAGGCCGGGCGAGACCCGCTTCTACCGTGTGCCGGTGGACTGGGGACAGCGGCTCAACCTGAGCGCCGAGCTGCCGAACGCGACGTCGGCCAAGGCCACCGGCTTCCTCCCCAGGGTGCTCGGCCTGAGCGTCCACAACCCGGCGCGCGGTGTGGTCGGCAACCCCAGCTTTGTCTCGTACACGGGGAAGCCGGCCGCCGCCAAGGAGTTCACCGCGCCCGTCGACTACGGCAACCGCTTTGACTCGACCGGTTCGGTCAACGCGATGCGGTTCGCGGGCTGGTACTACCTCGAGGTGAGCCTGCACCCCGATGCCGCGCAGTACTTCCCCGAGGCCGCGGAGCTCACCCTGCGGGTGGATGTCCGCGGCACCGCCAAGCCCGGGCCCGGCTACGCCGAGCCGACCCGCGTCTTCTCCGTCACGCCCGAGGACCGGGAGACGGCGGAGAAGGGCCAGTCCGCACAGGAGGCGTCGAAGAGCGGCACCTTGATGACGGTGGCCTACGCCGGGATCGGCACGGGTGTGGTGCTGCTGGTGGGACTGGGAGCGTGGACGCTGGTGGCGCGGCGGTCGGCGGCCGGTGCGGCGGCCACACCGGCCGGACCGGGTACGGCGGGCGGACCGGGGGGTCAGCCTTCGCTGCCGGAACAGTCGACGGACTCGACCCAACAGGCGCTGCAGAATCGCCAGTTCGGGCCGCCACAGGGCTGGTAGGGGGCCTGTGCGGGTCCGGGTGCCGTCCCGGCCCCACTGCCGGCCATCGGCCCCGTGGTGGGGCGTCAGGCGGCGATCAGCGCCCAGACACCGACCGCGATGCACAGCAACGCCACGATCAGCACCGGGACCGCGACCTTCGGGGGCGGTCCCGGCTTTCTGCGCGGGGCGGGGTACGCCATGGCCGGAACGGTGACGGAGATGCCCGCCGGGGGCTGTCCGGGGACCGGGAGCGGGCCCGCCGTGTAGGGGCGGGTCGCGGACCGTTCCGGGTGGGCGGCGGCGGTCGGCTCGTACGCGGGCGCCGGCGGCGGGGGCGGCGTCGTCGGTATGCCGGACGAGGCGGGCGGCCCGGCCGGGATGCCGTGGCCGGTGGGCGTACCGCCGTGGTGGGGGAAGGCGCCGCCGTGGCCTGTGAGGCTTGCGCCGTGGCCGGTGGAGGGGGCGCCGTGGCCCGTGGGCGTGCTGCCGTGGCCCGTCGAGGTGCTGCCCGCCACCGCCCCCGGCATCGGGGTGGGCGTGGGCGTCGGGGCCGGTGTCGCCGGGGTGCTCGGCTCCGGCGGGGCGAGCTGGAAGCTGCCGGTGTCCGACATGGAGACCTGCCCGGTGGCCCCGGTGCCTGCGGTGGCGCCGGCCGTCGCGGGTCCCGCGGTGTTCCTGGGACGCAGCGGCCCGTCCGGCCCGAAGTCGGCCGGCAGCGGCCCTATATGGTCGAAGACCTCGACGATCTCTTCCTCGATCGTCGCGTCCGGCAGCAGCTCGACCGCCGACAGCATCGCCTTACGCGCCCCGGTGGCCGTCTTGAACCGCGCCTCCGGATCCGGGTGGACCAGGGACGCCAGTACCTGCCACAGCGGCTCCGGGACGCCCTCGGGCGCGTTCGGGATGCCGTGCTCGGAGAAGTGCCGGCTCATCGCCTCGCCGTCCGGCTTGGTGCCGGTGATCAGATAGAGCGCGACCAGACCGACCGCGAACAGATCGGCGGGGAAGTCCGGTTCGGCGCCCAGCAGCTGCTCCGGAGCGAAGTAACCGGGCGTGCCCACCACGTAGTTGGTCTCGGTGAGCCGTGGCTCGCCCTTGCGCATCGCGATGCCGAAGTCGGACAGCCGCAGATGCGGCCGGCCGGTGCCGGTGGCCTCCAGCAGGATGTTCGCGGGCTTGATGTCGCGGTGCACCACCCCCTCCGCGTGCACCGCGGTCAGCCCGGCCAGCAGCTGGTCCAGGAGCGTGCACACGAACCGCGGCGGCAGCGGGCCGTAATCCCCGATCAGATGCGCCAGCGAGCCGCCGTTCACCAGATCCATGGTGAACAGCACCTTGTCGTCGTCCGCGGCCCAGCTCGCCGGGGCCAGCACATGCGGATGGTCGATCCGCAGTGCCTGTTCGCGGACGAAGCGCAGCAGTGTGTGCGCGTCGCTCTGTTGCAGCACCTTGGCGGCAACGTAGCGGCGGCGCCGGGCGTCCCAGGCGCGCCAGACCGCGCCCACCCCGCCCCGTCCGATCGGGTCGATCAGCTCATACCGACCGGCGAAGATCTCACCCATTGCGCCCCGTCCGCCTTCTGAACTCGCAAGGTCCCCTGTGGCTAACTCTGGTGCGCCTCGTAATGGGCGACCGCGTCCGCGGTGCGACCGGCACCGTAGACCCGGAGGAACTCTGCCAGTTCGGGGTGAGCCGGGGCGAGGGTGTTCGCCGCATCGATGATGTCCCCGGCGTCGGCGACCGACCGCAGCAGCGACTGGATCTCCCGCACCACGCGCCGGACCGTGGTCGCCCCCGTCGACGACGTCTGCTGCGCGGTGTTGTTCAGCACCGAGCCGCCCGCCGTCTTCTTGATCTCCTCCATGCGGTCGGTGGCCTCGGCTGCGCTGACGCTGCCGTCGGCGACCTGGCCGGCCAGGTCCTGCAGCGCCTGTACCCGCTGCACCACGGCCGGGTTGCCTATCTTCGCGCGCTGCCCGCTCATCAGCTGGGACAGCATGGGGGCGGACAGACCGAGCACGCCGGCCAGCCGGGCCTGGTTCAGGCCGAGATCGTCGATGAGACGGCGGAACAGCGCACCCAGAGGCTCCCCGTACCAACTGCGCTGCAGCTCCCGGGCCCGCGCGGTGGCTTCCTGCTGTGCTGAGTCCATACCGTCTCCCCTGTCTCCCCGATCGCTTCGCTGCCGCGAATCTCGCGAAGCATCCTACGGAGAGCAACGGTGTGCGGCGATACCCGGTCGGGAAAGCGGCCGGACACCGGGTACCCTGGTCGGCGAAGGGGCCTTAGCTCAGTTGGTAGAGCGCTGTCTTTGCATGGCAGATGTCAGGGGTTCGACTCCCCTAGGCTCCACTCCCGAAAGCCCTTCCGATCGGCGTAACCGCTGGTCAGAAGGGCTTTTGAGTTTCTGACGGAGTGTTGGGGCATGCGCTCGGCGTCGTCGGCCGTACGCGACCGGGCCGGGCCCGCCGCCCCTCGCTGGGGTGACGGGCCCGGCCCGGTGAGGTCTCCGCTGCTCCGCTGTCAGGCCGTGTTGCCGCCGCGTTCATCGGCCTCGGCCTGCTTGGCCTGGACGTCGGGGTCCAGCGAGGCGCCCTCGCTGCCGTCGACCGCGCTCAGCCGGCCGCGCTCGCTGACCTCGGTAGGAGCCGGCGGCTCGACCAGCCAGTCCGGGTTGGCCTGCTTGTCCCACCACTTCCAGGCGGCGATCGCACCGCCGGCCAGGATGCCCAGCACGGTGAGGCGCTTGGCGAGCTTGCCGCACTTGGCCCGCCGGCTGTGCTTCTTCTGGAGCTTGGCGATCTCGGCGGCCGTCACCTGGCCGCGGAGGGCGGCGAGCGCGGCGGTACCGCGGGCGAGGGCCTCGTCGCGCACCGGCTCGGCCGCGGCGCGGGCGTGGGTCACCGCGTGCTCCAGCCGCGGTGCCGTGTAGTCGGCCGCCTGGCGGGCCGCCTTACGGGTCCGGCAGGCAGCGCGGGTCGCCGCGGCGTCCACCTTGGGCGGCAGCGTGCCACGGGCGTGCTCGATACGTGGGTGCAGATGCGCGTCGTACTGCACGCGTGCCTGATGAGCGGCCTCGGCCACCTTGGGAGCCGCTCGCGTGCGGGCCTCGTGAGCGAAGTGCGCGGCGGCTTCCTTGGCCGTACCGGCATACGGAGCCACCACCTCCGCGGCGTGCCGCACGCTGTCCTTGGCCGTATCGGTCGCGGCGCGCACGCTCTTCTTGCGGGTCACGGGATCCTCCTCCTCGGTGGCGTGTCCGGGGCTTGGGGGTTGGTCCCCCGTGTCTTCTCTGTCGCCTGTCCACCCGTTTGGAGATCATGCCCGCTCATGCGTCGCACGGCATGTGCGAGCGGGCATCCGGGTCATTGCGGACCTTCCGGAGTCTTGTTGACGACAATGCCACGATTTGCCGCTCCGGGCGCAGGAAATGCGCACGAAAACCGTCAAGAGGTGCGGTCGGGACGGCGCGCACATGCGGCGAGGAGGCCTTCGGAGGGCCGGTCCATGCGAGGATCAGGAACCGTCAGTGAAGACTTATGGAAGGTAGATCGTGGCTGAGCAGCTCTACGCCACCCTGAAGACGAACCAGGGCGACATCGAGATTCGGCTCCTGCCGAACCATGCACCGAAGACGGTCAAGAACTTCGTCGAGCTCGCCAACGGCGAGCGGGAGTGGACCCACCCGGCGACCGGCAAGAAGTCCACGGACCGGCTGTACGACGGCACGGTCTTCCACCGGGTGATCAGCGGTTTCATGATCCAGGGTGGCGACCCGCTGGGCAACGGCACCGGCGGCCCCGGCTACGAGTTCGGGGACGAGTTCCACCCCGACCTGGCCTTCAACAAGCCGTACCTGCTGGCCATGGCCAACGCCGGCCCGGGCACCAACGGCTCGCAGTTCTTCATCACCGTCGGGGCCACCGCGTGGCTGACCGGCAAGCACACCATCTTCGGTGAGGTCAGCAACGAGGCGAGCAAGAAGGTCGTCGACGCCATCGCCACCACCCAGACCAACCCGCGCACCGACCGTCCGCTCCAGGACGTCGTGATCGAGTCGGTGGCCATCGAGACCCGCTGACCCGCGTCGTGCGCCCCGGCCGGGTCCGGGGAACCATTGCGCCCCGCCCGGTCGTACATCAGGCGGGGCGCGACGCTCGTCCACGGGGCGAAGGCGGGCGGAAACGGCGAAGTGCTGACGCGCCGGACGGAGAAGGGGACGAGGGGACGGATGGACCAGGTGCCAGGCAGCCCGAAGGAGCCGCAGGACGCGCGGGGTGACGATGGCCTGCCGGGCTGCCACCGCCACCCGGATCGCTCCACCGGAATTCGCTGCACCCGCTGTGACCGGCCCATATGCCCGGAGTGCATGGTCAGCGCCTCGGTCGGCTTCCAGTGCCCGGACTGCGTACGCAGCGGTGGCGGCACCGGTCATGCGCCGCAGGCCGCCGCGCCGCGCACGATCGCGGGCGGCACGATTGCCGCCGATCCGCGGCTGATCACCAAGATCCTGCTGGGCATCAACGCCGCCGTGTTCGTCGCCGTGCTGGCGACCGGCGGCGACATGAGCCCACTGGCCAGCCGGCTCGATCTGCTCGGGCTCGCCGCCGACCCGAGCCGGTTTCAGCTCGTCGGTGTCGCCGAGGGCGAGTGGTACCGCCTGCTGACCTCGATGTTCCTGCACCAGGCGATCGCGCACTTCGCGTTCAACATGCTCTCGCTCTGGTGGCTGGGACCGCCGCTGGAGGCGGCGCTCGGCCGGCTGCGGTTCATCGCGCTCTACCTGCTCGCCGGTCTGGGCGGCAGCGCCCTGTCGTATCTCCTCGCCGCGCAGAACCAGCCCTCGCTGGGTGCGTCCGGCGCGATCTTCGGGCTGCTCGGCGCGACGGCGGTGCTCCTGCGGCGGCTGAATTACGACATGAAGCCGGTGCTGATCCTGCTCGGCCTCAACCTGGCCTTCACGTTCCTGTGGCCGCACATCGCCTGGCAGGCCCATGTCGGCGGCCTGGTGGTGGGCGCCGCGGTGGCGTTCGGGATGGTGCATGCGCCGCGTGACCGGCGGACGCTGGTGCACAGCGCTACCTGTGTGGTGGCGCTGCTGGCGATCATCGCGGTGGTGTGGGTACGGACCGTTCAGCTGGTGGGCTGAGGGTCCGTACCGTCACGTTGTCCACAGTGCGTGGCCGATCTTGTGCATGCTGTGCGGAACTCTCGTTCCGGTCCGCTCCGACCTGCGTTTCCCCAGTAAGGAAAGGGGGAGCGGGAGGCCGGAAGAGGGTGCCGCCGATCACACCGGCGTCAACCTCCGGAGGGTTATCCACAGATCTTCTGAAGTTTTCCCCGGCTGTGGATAACCGTGTGGATGGCCTTGGGTAGGGCTTGCGCTACTTCCACTGGGTGGATACGCCGAAGCCCACCGCGATGAAGCCGAAGCCGCACACGATGTTCCAGTTGCCCATGGCCGCGATCGGCAGATCGCCCTCGGACACATAGAACATCACGATCCACACCAGCCCGATCAGGAACATCGCCAACATCAGTGGCGCCACCCAACCGCGGCCTGAGCTCATCTTCAGGTTGGTGGTCTTCGCCGGCGGCGGCGTGAAGTCGTCCTTCTTGCGGATCCGTGACTTCGGCACGAGGAACTCTCCTGTCGATGCGCTGCTCCCCCGCTCTCGGCTTCGCTCGAGCGGGCGGTGCCCCATCCGCGGGGGAGGTACGAGATGTGCGCCTGGGCGCGGATGCGGTGGGGAGCGGATTCCTTTCCCGGGCGTCCGTTAGCGTAGTGCTTCCGTGGCGCCGTAAGGAGTAAGGGTACGTTGAGCAATTCCGCTGACTCCCCCGACCGCCCCACCCGATCCCGCCTGCGGCCCGTACGGCTCCTCACTCTGGTCGTGTTCGCGCTCGCCGGGCTGCTCTTCTGGCTGAGCTTCGACACCGCGCGTGGCACGAATCTGCGCTCGGACGACTCGATGCTGCGGCTGTCCGACCTCATCCAGGAACGCAGCCACAAAAACGGTGCCCAAGACGACCGTAACGCCACTCTCCGGGAAGAGGTCGACGCTCTCGCGCAGCGCGACAACGGCAGCTCCCGGGCCGAGGACGCCAAGCTCAAGGCGCTGGAGAAGAACGCCGGCACCAAGCCGCTGAAGGGCCAGGGCGTGACGGTCACGCTCACCGACGCCCCGCCGAACGCCACCGCCAAGATCCCCGGGGTGCCCGAGCCCCAGCCCAACGACCTGGTCATCCACCAGCAGGACCTGCAGGCCGTGGTGAACGCCCTGTGGCACGGCGGCGCCAAGGGCATCAAGGTCATGGACCAGCGGCTGATCTCCACCAGCGCGGTGCGCTGTGTCGGCAACACCCTGATCCTCCAGGGCCGGGTCTACTCCCCGCCGTACAAGGTCACCGCCGTCGGCAACCGCGAGGCCCTCACCAACGCGCTGACCGCTGCCCCGGCCATCCAGAACTATCTCCAGTACGTGAACGCCTACGGCCTGGGCTGGAAGGTCGACCAGCACGAGGCGGTGACTCTTCCCGGCTACTCCGGCACAGTGGAACTCCACTACGCACATCCTGTGAAGCCGTAGCCCGCACGCCGCGGGCGCCGGGGAGGGACGGGGCCGGATGACGCTGCGGGGCCGGACGACGGTGCGGTGGATCGTACGGACGCTCAGCGAGATCTGCGTCACCGTCGGCGCACTGATCGTGCTCTTCGTGGCCTACGTCCTCTTCTGGACCGGCGTACGGGCCGACAGCGCCATGGACGGCGAGATCGGCAGACTCCGGCACCAGTGGGCCACGGGCCCGGTCACCGCCCCCGACAGCACACCGGCCCCCGACGGCGACTCCGCCCCGGCCGAGCGGCCCCGCCGCTACACCCCGGGCGCTTCCTTCGCCGTCATGTACATCCCGCGCCTGGGCAGCGACTGGACCAAGCCCGTCCTGGAAGGCACCGCGACCGATGTCCTCAAGCGCGGCCTCGGCCATTACGCCCGCACGGCCCGCCTCGGCGAGACCGGCAACTTCTCCGTCGCCGGTCACCGCCGCACCTATGGCGACCCCTTCAAGGACTTCCCGCGGCTGCGCCCCGGCGACGCCGTGGTGCTGACCGACGGCACGACCTGGTTCACCTACCGCATCGACAACCGGCCCTATACGACGCTGCCCGGTGACATCGGGGTGATCGACCCCGTACCGCGGAAGTCCGGATTCAACGGCCCCGGGCGCTATCTCACGCTGACCACCTGCGAGCCGGAATGGGGCCACAGCCACCGGCTGATCGCCTGGGCACACCTCGATTCCACCCAACCCGTGGCACAGGGAAGGCCATCGGCTTTGACCGGCTGACCCACCTGGGCCCGCCCTCGCCCCTTACTCTGGTGTCGCAATCGACATCGTCATCGGCATCGGCAAGGGGACAGCGACAGCATGTACGGCTGGATCTGGCGGCATCTGCCGGGCAACACATGGGTGAAAGCGCTGATTTCCCTGGTGCTCGTCCTGGCGGTCGTCTTCGTACTCTTCCAGTACGTCTTTCCGTGGGCGGAGCCGCTGCTCCCCTTCAATGACGTCACTGTCGATGAAGGGATGGCCGCCCGATGACCGCACGGATTCTCGTCGTCGACAACTACGACAGCTTCGTCTTCAACCTCGTCCAGTACCTCTACCAACTCGGCGCCGAATGTGAGGTGCTGCGCAACGACGAGGTCGAGCCGCGGCATGCCCAGGACGGCTTCGACGGGGTGCTGCTGTCGCCCGGACCCGGCACACCCGAGCAGGCCGGCGTCTGCGTCGACATGGTCCGGCACTGCGCGGACACCGGCGTCCCGGTCTTCGGCGTCTGCCTGGGCATGCAGTCGATGGCGGTCGCGTACGGCGGCGTGGTGGACCGCGCCCCCGAGCTGCTGCACGGCAAGACCTCGCCGGTCCACCACGAGGACGTCGGCGTCTTCTCCGGGCTGCCGTCCCCCTTCACCGCCACCCGCTATCACTCCCTGGCGGTCGAGCCGGACACCGTCCCCGACGAACTGATCGTCACGTCCTGGACGGAGGCCGAGGACGTCCCCGGCGGACGGATCGTCATGGGCCTGCGGCACCGCGAACTCCTCGTCGAGGGCGTCCAGTTCCACCCCGAGTCGGTCCTGACGGAGTGGGGCCACCGGATGCTGGCCAACTGGCTCGTCGAATGCGGCGACAAGGGGGCAGTGGAGCGCTCCACGGGGCTGGCCCCGGTGGTCGGCAAGGCCGGCGGGTGACCGCTCTGCGCCCCGAACGTGAAGGGAGAGCCTACGAGCCGGACGAGCCGGAGCGGTCCTACGCTCCGCAGGACCCGTACGTGCAGCCCGATGCGTTCGAGGCGGCGGTGGAGCAGCTGGCCGACCCGCTGACCGATCCGCTGCCGGGCCAGGTGCCACCGGCACCCGCGCCCGCGCCGGATCCCTACGGGCAGCCGGGCCGCGGTCGCCGGCGGGGCAAACCGGCTCAGGAGGGCGGGAGACAGGGCTCACCGTGGTTCCGCCCGCATCTGGAGCCCGAAGAGCAGTCCCGGCCGGGCCGGCAGTCCTACGGCTCTCAGACGGCCGCCTACGGCCAGGCACACGGCTCCGGCCCCGCTCCCCACCCCGCCACCGCCGATCCGATATCTCAGCGCGGTACCGCCCCGGAGACACCGGCGTCGCCCGCCCCCACCCCCGCTCCGCGGGTGAGCCCGACTCCGGCCGTGAGCCCCGCTCCGGCAGCGGCCACGGGCCCCGCGTCGTGGCGGGACGACGAGACCATGGCGCTGCGGCAGGCCGAGAAGCGCGACGGGGACAGCGTTTCACGTGAAACCGAGGCGACGGTTTCACGTGAAACCGCGGCAGCGGACCCGGCGCCCGGAGGCCGAGCGGCCCGGCGCAAGGCTGCTCAGGAGGCCGCCAAGCGGGGCGGCAGGCGTGGACGCCACAGTGGCGCCGCCGCGACGGCCGCCGCTGCCACCGCCTCCGAACCGGCGCCCGCCCCCATGTCCCGGCTGGAGGCCCGGCAGGCCGCACGAGCCGCCAAGGACAGCCCCAGCCTGATCGCCAGCCGCGCGCTGGGCGAGGCCTTCATCACCCTCGGCGTGCTGATGCTGCTGTTCGTCACCTATCAGCTCTGGTGGACGAACGTGATGGCGGAACAGGAGGCGGGAGGTGCCGCCAGCAATCTGCAGAGCGAATGGGACAAGGGCGGCGGCGAGAAGAAGAATCTCGCGGACGGCGAGCGCTTCGGGATCATGTATATCCCCAAGCTGGATGTGAAGGCGCCGATAGCCGAGGGGATCGACAAGCACAAAGTGCTGGACCACGGCATGATCGGTCACTACGACAAGAACAGCGGGATCAAGACGGCGATGCCCTGGGACAAGAAGGGCAACTTCGCGGTGGCGGCCCATCGCAACACTCACGGCGAGCCGTTCCGTTACGTCAACCGCCTCACCAAGGGCGACAAGATCATCGTCGAGACGAAGAGCTCGTACTACACGTACGAGATGGAGAGCATCCTCCCGCAGACGTCTCCGAGCAACACCAGCGTGATCGGTCCGGTGCCGCCCGGCTCGGGATTCACCGGCCCCGGCCGCTACATCACCCTGACGACCTGCACCCCGGAGTTCACCAGTACCTTTCGGATGATCGTCTGGGGCAAGATGGTCGACGAGCGGCCGCGGAGCAAGGGCAAACCGGATGCGCTCGCCGGCTGAGCAAACATAAGAGGGGTGCTACGCGGTGACTGCCACCGGAAACGACGAGGCATGCGACCGGTCCGCGCCGCCACTCAAGCCGCGCCGTGTGCGCCGGGCCATCGCCTCCACCGTCAGCGTCATCGGGGAGCTGCTGATCACGGTCGGGCTGATCCTGGGCCTCTTCGTCGCCTACTCGCTGTGGTGGACCAACGTCCTCGCCGACCGCGAAGCGCACAAGCAGGGTGACCAGGTGCGTCAGCACTGGGCGAGCAGCGGGCCCAAGGGGCCGGGGGAGCTGGACACCAAGGACGGCATCGGCTTTCTGCACGTCCCGGCGATGAACAACGGCGAAGTGCTGGTCGAGAAGGGCACCGACGCCGACATCCTCAACGAGGGCGTGGCCGGCTACTACACCAAGCCGGTCAAGTCGGGGCTGCCCAAGGACAAGAAGGGCAACTTCACGCTCGCCGCGCACCGCGACGGCCACGGCGCGAAGTTCCACAACATCGACAAGCTCAAGGACGGCGACCCGATCGTCTTCGAGACCAAGGACACCTGGTACGTCTACAAGGTCTTCGCGACCCTGCCTGAGACCTCGAAGTACAACGTGGACGTCCTCGACGACATCCCCAAGGAATCCGGCAAGCGCAAGGCGGGCCGCTACATCACCCTCACGACCTGCACCCCGGTCTACACCTCGAACTACCGCTACGTCGTCTGGGGCGAGCTGGAGCGCACCGAAAAGGTCGACGCGGACCGCACACCCCCGAAGGAAATCCGCTAGCGGACAACAGAGAGCCCCGGCGCCCTTGGAGGGCTGCCGGGGCTTCCTGTTTGCCTCGCCGAAGCGACCGCTGCTCTGCTAGCCGAACGGTCCGCCGATGAAGCCGCCGCCGTCGTCGCCCCCGTTGCCGCCATTGCCGTTGCCGCCGCCACCGATGGTGGTCAGCGTCACGGTGGTGGTCTTGGGGTCGGACGGTGTCTGCGGCTGCGGGTCCTGGGCGGCCACGCGGGCGTTGTCGTCCTGCGAGCCGCCGGCGAACTGGATGTTGGTGAAGCCGGCCTGCTGCAGCGCCTTCTTCGCCTCCTTCACCGTCTGGCCGACGACACTCGGAACCGGTGTCTGGGCCCCCGCCTTACCGACCGTGAGGGTCACAGTGGAACCCTCCTTGGCCGGGGTGTTGCCATCGGGGCTCTGGCTGAGCACCTTGCCGACCTGGTTCGGGTCGGTGACTTCCTGTTCGGTCTTGCTGACCTCGAAGCCCAGGTCGTCCAGCTGCTTCTTGGCCGTCTCGAAGTCCTGTCCCGTGACGGGCGGGACGTTCCGCTTGGGGGACTCCTGGGCGACGGTGAGGACGATCACTGTGCTCTTGGGCGCCTCGCTCTGGCCTGCGGGGTTCTGCTTGAGCACGATGCCCGGCGTCCGGTCGGACTCCTCAGGGACCTTCTTGACGTTCTTGAAGCCCTTGCGTTCGAGGCGGTCACGAGCACTTTCGAACGCGAGGTCCTCCACGTCCGGAACGGTGACCTTGACGGCGCCCGTGCACATGGTCACGTCGACCGTGTCATTCTTGTCGATCGTCTTGCCGGCCTCCGGGGACTGCTCGGTGACCTGGCCCTTCTTGACGTTGTCGCAGGCCTTGCGACCGGCCTCGGAGACCTTGAAGCCGCCGTTCCGTCCGGAGTCCTTCGCTTCGGCGCGGGTCTTGCCGACGAGGTCGGGCACCGACACCTTGCCGTCCGTATTGCTGCTGGTGAACATCGCCTTGCCGATGAAGATCGCACCGACCAGGACGAGGACGGCCGCAAGCACCAGCAGGATCGTCGAGGTGTTGCTCTTCTTCTGGCCGCCGCCGCGGCGGCGGTCGCCGCGGTCGTCGTAGCCGTAGCCCCCGTCGTCCGCGTTCATCGGCGGAAGCATGGAGGTCTGGCCGGCCGGATCCTGCGGACGCAGCATGGTGGTCGGCTGGTCCTGGTCGTAGCCGGCCGCGCCCATGGCGGAGGCCGCCGCGACCGGCTGGCCGTCCAGCGCCGCCTCGATGTCGGCACGCATCTCGTCGGCCGACTGATAGCGGTAGTCCGGGTCCTTGACCAGCGCCTTCAGGACGATGGCGTCCATCTCCGGCGTGATCTCGGGGTCGAAGTTGCTCGGCTTCTGCGGCTCCTCGCGGACATGCTGATAGGCCACCGCGACCGGTGAGTCACCGACGAACGGCGGCCGTACCGTGAGCAGCTCGTAGAGCAGACAGCCGGTGGAGTACAGGTCGGAGCGGGCGTCGACCTGCTCGCCCTTGGCCTGCTCGGGCGAGAGGTACTGGGCCGTGCCGATGACCGCCGCAGTCTGCGTCATCGTCATCCCGGCATCGCCCATGGCGCGGGCGATGCCGAAGTCCATGACCTTGACCTGGCCGGTGCGCGTCAGCATGACGTTGGCCGGTTTGATGTCGCGGTGGACGATGCCGGCCCGGTGGGAGTACTCCAGCGCCTGGAGGACACCGGTGGTCATCTCCAGCGAGCGCTCGGGCAGCAGCTTTCTTCCGGAGTGCAGCAGCTCACGGAGCGTGGAGCCGTCG
This genomic stretch from Streptomyces nigrescens harbors:
- a CDS encoding helix-turn-helix domain-containing protein, with the protein product MDSAQQEATARARELQRSWYGEPLGALFRRLIDDLGLNQARLAGVLGLSAPMLSQLMSGQRAKIGNPAVVQRVQALQDLAGQVADGSVSAAEATDRMEEIKKTAGGSVLNNTAQQTSSTGATTVRRVVREIQSLLRSVADAGDIIDAANTLAPAHPELAEFLRVYGAGRTADAVAHYEAHQS
- a CDS encoding class E sortase, which encodes MTLRGRTTVRWIVRTLSEICVTVGALIVLFVAYVLFWTGVRADSAMDGEIGRLRHQWATGPVTAPDSTPAPDGDSAPAERPRRYTPGASFAVMYIPRLGSDWTKPVLEGTATDVLKRGLGHYARTARLGETGNFSVAGHRRTYGDPFKDFPRLRPGDAVVLTDGTTWFTYRIDNRPYTTLPGDIGVIDPVPRKSGFNGPGRYLTLTTCEPEWGHSHRLIAWAHLDSTQPVAQGRPSALTG
- a CDS encoding serine/threonine-protein kinase — its product is MGEIFAGRYELIDPIGRGGVGAVWRAWDARRRRYVAAKVLQQSDAHTLLRFVREQALRIDHPHVLAPASWAADDDKVLFTMDLVNGGSLAHLIGDYGPLPPRFVCTLLDQLLAGLTAVHAEGVVHRDIKPANILLEATGTGRPHLRLSDFGIAMRKGEPRLTETNYVVGTPGYFAPEQLLGAEPDFPADLFAVGLVALYLITGTKPDGEAMSRHFSEHGIPNAPEGVPEPLWQVLASLVHPDPEARFKTATGARKAMLSAVELLPDATIEEEIVEVFDHIGPLPADFGPDGPLRPRNTAGPATAGATAGTGATGQVSMSDTGSFQLAPPEPSTPATPAPTPTPTPMPGAVAGSTSTGHGSTPTGHGAPSTGHGASLTGHGGAFPHHGGTPTGHGIPAGPPASSGIPTTPPPPPAPAYEPTAAAHPERSATRPYTAGPLPVPGQPPAGISVTVPAMAYPAPRRKPGPPPKVAVPVLIVALLCIAVGVWALIAA
- the crgA gene encoding cell division protein CrgA, which encodes MPKSRIRKKDDFTPPPAKTTNLKMSSGRGWVAPLMLAMFLIGLVWIVMFYVSEGDLPIAAMGNWNIVCGFGFIAVGFGVSTQWK
- a CDS encoding DUF881 domain-containing protein; its protein translation is MSNSADSPDRPTRSRLRPVRLLTLVVFALAGLLFWLSFDTARGTNLRSDDSMLRLSDLIQERSHKNGAQDDRNATLREEVDALAQRDNGSSRAEDAKLKALEKNAGTKPLKGQGVTVTLTDAPPNATAKIPGVPEPQPNDLVIHQQDLQAVVNALWHGGAKGIKVMDQRLISTSAVRCVGNTLILQGRVYSPPYKVTAVGNREALTNALTAAPAIQNYLQYVNAYGLGWKVDQHEAVTLPGYSGTVELHYAHPVKP
- a CDS encoding DUF5324 family protein, with translation MTRKKSVRAATDTAKDSVRHAAEVVAPYAGTAKEAAAHFAHEARTRAAPKVAEAAHQARVQYDAHLHPRIEHARGTLPPKVDAAATRAACRTRKAARQAADYTAPRLEHAVTHARAAAEPVRDEALARGTAALAALRGQVTAAEIAKLQKKHSRRAKCGKLAKRLTVLGILAGGAIAAWKWWDKQANPDWLVEPPAPTEVSERGRLSAVDGSEGASLDPDVQAKQAEADERGGNTA
- a CDS encoding peptidylprolyl isomerase, whose amino-acid sequence is MAEQLYATLKTNQGDIEIRLLPNHAPKTVKNFVELANGEREWTHPATGKKSTDRLYDGTVFHRVISGFMIQGGDPLGNGTGGPGYEFGDEFHPDLAFNKPYLLAMANAGPGTNGSQFFITVGATAWLTGKHTIFGEVSNEASKKVVDAIATTQTNPRTDRPLQDVVIESVAIETR
- a CDS encoding rhomboid family intramembrane serine protease, with amino-acid sequence MDQVPGSPKEPQDARGDDGLPGCHRHPDRSTGIRCTRCDRPICPECMVSASVGFQCPDCVRSGGGTGHAPQAAAPRTIAGGTIAADPRLITKILLGINAAVFVAVLATGGDMSPLASRLDLLGLAADPSRFQLVGVAEGEWYRLLTSMFLHQAIAHFAFNMLSLWWLGPPLEAALGRLRFIALYLLAGLGGSALSYLLAAQNQPSLGASGAIFGLLGATAVLLRRLNYDMKPVLILLGLNLAFTFLWPHIAWQAHVGGLVVGAAVAFGMVHAPRDRRTLVHSATCVVALLAIIAVVWVRTVQLVG